A window of the Streptomyces formicae genome harbors these coding sequences:
- the purS gene encoding phosphoribosylformylglycinamidine synthase subunit PurS — translation MARVVVDVMLKPEILDPQGQAVQRALPRLGFEGIADVRQGKRFELEVEGPVDEAALARIHEMAETFLANTVIEDFVVKVES, via the coding sequence GTGGCACGCGTCGTAGTCGACGTCATGCTCAAGCCGGAGATCCTCGACCCGCAGGGACAGGCGGTGCAGCGCGCACTGCCCCGCCTCGGTTTCGAGGGGATCGCGGACGTCCGTCAGGGAAAGCGTTTCGAGCTCGAGGTGGAGGGGCCGGTCGACGAGGCCGCCCTCGCCCGTATCCACGAGATGGCCGAAACGTTCCTCGCCAACACCGTCATCGAGGACTTCGTCGTAAAGGTGGAGTCGTGA
- a CDS encoding nuclear transport factor 2 family protein: MAEHPDSALVHRGYEAFGKGDRDALASMMTADVVHHVPGNNPVSGHHKGRDAVLELYGKIAELTHDSYRADLRTVAADGRGHVMAFHRTFAECGDRGIEMNNGLFFTIVGGKISDIDECVEDIDESDAFWNAAAA; the protein is encoded by the coding sequence ATGGCTGAGCACCCGGACAGCGCCCTCGTACACCGGGGCTACGAAGCGTTCGGCAAGGGCGACAGGGACGCCCTCGCGTCCATGATGACGGCGGACGTCGTCCACCACGTCCCCGGGAACAACCCGGTCTCCGGGCACCACAAGGGCCGCGACGCGGTGCTGGAGCTGTACGGGAAGATCGCCGAGCTGACCCATGACAGCTACCGTGCCGACCTCAGGACGGTCGCCGCCGACGGCCGCGGCCACGTCATGGCCTTCCACCGGACCTTCGCCGAGTGCGGCGACCGCGGGATCGAGATGAACAACGGGCTGTTCTTCACCATCGTCGGCGGCAAGATCAGCGACATCGACGAGTGCGTCGAGGACATCGACGAGTCGGACGCGTTCTGGAACGCCGCGGCGGCCTGA
- the purL gene encoding phosphoribosylformylglycinamidine synthase subunit PurL, translating into MTLDTVKHATETPEVEQPWKELGLKEDEYARIREILGRRPTGAELAMYSVMWSEHCSYKSSKVHLRQFGEKAPENDALLVGIGENAGVVDVGQGYAVTFKVESHNHPSYIEPYQGAATGVGGIVRDILAMGARPVAVMDPLRFGAADHPDTKRVLPGVVAGIGGYGNCLGLPNIGGEVVFDACYQGNPLVNALCVGVMKHEDIHLAKASGAGNKVILYGARTGGDGIGGVSVLASETFESTGPAKRPAVQVGDPFQEKLLIECTLEIFKERLVAGIQDLGGAGLSCATSELASAGSGGMRVELDTVPLRDATLSPEEILMSESQERMCAIVEPRHVDRFLEICEKWDVIATVIGEVTDGEQLEIFWHGEQIVDVPPRTVAHEGPVYERPYARPEWQDALQADDAAALARPADADELRAQVLKLVASPNQASKAWITDQYDRFVQGNTVLAQPEDSGMVRIDPDTNLGVAVATDGNGRYAKLDPYAGAQLALAEAYRNVAASGAKPLAVSDCLNFGSPEDPAVMWQFAEATRGLADACHTLGTPVTGGNVSLYNQTGETAIHPTPVVAVLGVIDDVTRRTPIAFAEEGQLLYLLGETREEFGGSAWSQVVHDHLGGLPPKVDLDRERLLGEILISASRDGMIDAAHDLSDGGLVQAVTESCLRGGKGARLVVPDGLDAFTFLFSESAGRAVVAVPRSEELRFTDMCGARGLPATRIGVVDGDAVEVQGVFGIPLSELRTAHEETIPAILA; encoded by the coding sequence GTGACCCTCGACACCGTCAAGCACGCCACCGAGACGCCCGAGGTCGAGCAGCCCTGGAAGGAGCTCGGCCTCAAGGAGGACGAGTACGCGCGCATCCGCGAGATCCTCGGCCGCCGCCCGACCGGTGCCGAGCTCGCCATGTACTCCGTCATGTGGTCCGAGCACTGCTCGTACAAGAGCAGCAAGGTGCACCTGCGCCAGTTCGGCGAGAAGGCCCCCGAGAACGACGCGCTGCTCGTCGGCATCGGCGAGAACGCGGGCGTCGTGGACGTCGGCCAGGGCTACGCGGTCACCTTCAAGGTCGAGTCGCACAACCACCCCAGCTACATCGAGCCCTACCAGGGCGCGGCCACCGGCGTCGGCGGCATCGTCCGCGACATCCTCGCGATGGGCGCCCGCCCGGTCGCCGTCATGGACCCGCTGCGCTTCGGCGCCGCCGACCACCCCGACACCAAGCGCGTCCTGCCGGGCGTCGTCGCGGGCATCGGCGGCTACGGCAACTGCCTGGGCCTGCCCAACATCGGCGGCGAGGTCGTCTTCGACGCCTGCTACCAGGGCAACCCGCTGGTCAACGCCCTGTGCGTGGGCGTCATGAAGCACGAGGACATCCACCTCGCCAAGGCGTCCGGCGCCGGCAACAAGGTGATCCTCTACGGCGCCCGCACCGGCGGCGACGGCATCGGCGGCGTCTCGGTCCTCGCGTCCGAGACCTTCGAGTCGACCGGCCCAGCCAAGCGCCCGGCCGTCCAGGTCGGCGACCCCTTCCAGGAGAAGCTCCTCATCGAGTGCACCCTGGAGATCTTCAAGGAGCGGCTGGTCGCGGGCATCCAGGACCTCGGCGGCGCGGGCCTGTCCTGCGCCACGAGCGAGCTGGCGTCCGCCGGCTCCGGCGGTATGCGGGTCGAGCTCGACACCGTTCCGCTGCGCGACGCGACCCTCTCGCCCGAGGAGATCCTCATGAGCGAGTCGCAGGAGCGCATGTGCGCGATCGTCGAGCCCCGGCACGTCGACCGCTTCCTGGAGATCTGCGAGAAGTGGGACGTCATCGCGACCGTCATCGGTGAGGTGACGGACGGCGAGCAGCTGGAGATCTTCTGGCACGGCGAGCAGATCGTCGACGTACCCCCGCGGACCGTCGCGCACGAGGGCCCGGTGTACGAGCGCCCGTACGCGCGGCCCGAGTGGCAGGACGCGCTCCAGGCCGACGACGCGGCCGCGCTGGCCCGCCCGGCGGACGCCGACGAGCTGCGCGCGCAGGTGCTCAAGCTCGTCGCGTCGCCGAACCAGGCGTCGAAGGCGTGGATCACCGACCAGTACGACCGCTTCGTGCAGGGCAACACCGTGCTCGCCCAGCCCGAGGACTCCGGCATGGTCCGCATCGACCCGGACACCAACCTCGGTGTCGCGGTCGCCACGGACGGCAACGGCCGGTACGCCAAGCTCGACCCGTACGCGGGCGCGCAGCTGGCGCTGGCCGAGGCGTACCGCAACGTCGCCGCTTCGGGTGCCAAGCCGCTCGCGGTCTCGGACTGCCTGAACTTCGGCTCGCCCGAGGACCCGGCCGTCATGTGGCAGTTCGCCGAGGCCACGCGCGGTCTCGCCGACGCCTGCCACACCCTCGGCACGCCGGTGACCGGCGGCAACGTCTCGCTCTACAACCAGACGGGCGAGACGGCGATCCACCCGACGCCGGTCGTGGCCGTCCTCGGTGTGATCGACGACGTCACGCGCCGCACCCCGATCGCCTTCGCGGAAGAGGGCCAGCTCCTCTACCTGCTGGGCGAGACGCGCGAGGAGTTCGGCGGCTCGGCCTGGTCGCAGGTGGTCCACGACCACCTCGGCGGACTGCCCCCGAAGGTGGACCTGGACCGGGAGCGGCTGCTCGGCGAGATCCTGATCTCGGCCTCCCGCGACGGCATGATCGACGCGGCGCACGACCTGTCGGACGGCGGTCTCGTCCAGGCCGTCACCGAGTCGTGCCTGCGCGGCGGCAAGGGCGCGCGCCTGGTCGTCCCCGACGGCCTGGACGCCTTCACGTTCCTCTTCAGCGAGTCGGCGGGCCGCGCGGTCGTCGCCGTCCCGCGCAGCGAGGAGCTCCGCTTCACCGACATGTGCGGGGCGCGGGGCCTGCCGGCGACCCGGATCGGCGTGGTCGACGGGGACGCGGTCGAGGTGCAGGGCGTGTTCGGCATCCCGCTGAGCGAGCTGCGTACGGCGCATGAGGAGACCATCCCGGCGATCCTGGCCTGA
- a CDS encoding ABC transporter permease, which produces MRAGTERLAALGRAELTLLVRNRTALVVALLLPVAMVASMRSSLGRVDLGAAGMTLDGALLSGAIGMVLLLVVYLNLTSAFVARREELVLKRLRTGEVSDAEILAGTALPAAALALAQSVLVVVAGAVFLDAGGPRRPELLVAGVLLGIVLMTVLAAATAALTRTTESAQITTMPLFLVCALGSGLFVPVDLLPDRIAWVCERLPMTGVMELVRAGLLGGADGAEAARAALRALIWIACSLVAVRRWFRWEPRR; this is translated from the coding sequence ATGCGGGCCGGGACGGAACGGCTGGCCGCGCTCGGGCGGGCCGAGCTGACGCTTCTCGTACGGAACAGGACGGCGCTCGTCGTCGCGCTGCTCCTGCCCGTGGCCATGGTGGCGTCGATGCGCTCCTCGCTCGGCCGCGTCGACCTCGGCGCGGCCGGGATGACCCTCGACGGGGCGCTGCTCAGCGGCGCCATCGGGATGGTGCTGCTCCTGGTCGTGTACCTCAACCTCACCTCGGCGTTCGTGGCGCGGCGCGAGGAGCTGGTGCTGAAGCGGCTGCGCACGGGCGAGGTCTCCGATGCGGAGATCCTCGCCGGGACCGCGCTGCCGGCCGCCGCGCTGGCGCTCGCGCAGAGCGTGCTGGTGGTCGTCGCAGGGGCCGTGTTCCTCGACGCGGGCGGGCCGCGGCGGCCCGAACTGCTCGTCGCCGGCGTCCTGCTGGGCATCGTCCTGATGACGGTGCTGGCGGCCGCGACCGCCGCGCTCACCAGGACCACCGAGAGCGCGCAGATCACGACGATGCCGCTGTTCCTGGTCTGCGCGCTGGGCTCGGGGCTGTTCGTCCCGGTCGACCTCCTGCCGGACCGGATCGCCTGGGTCTGCGAACGGCTGCCGATGACCGGGGTGATGGAGCTGGTGCGGGCGGGCCTGCTCGGCGGGGCGGACGGCGCGGAGGCGGCGCGGGCGGCGCTGCGCGCGTTGATCTGGATCGC
- a CDS encoding META domain-containing protein, producing MRTKLIVPAAAAVTAVLTLTACGTESGAGSGSAGGSVGPVLPVTGVHWSVDSVTVDGKKTAAPENAHFEIDTKGRASGNYGCNHFGADVSVEGDTITVGQGQMTEMGCPEELAAFEKAMSKAFTGKLKAKLTDGNLTLTATNGDSIALTKENAAPLVGTEWTVTSLVTGDTAASLPAGTEKKAHFVLGKDGSVRGSLGCNTFTGTATVAEATGTITFGRLATTRRMCAGPEMTLERQMTQVLQGTVAYEVRHRGLSLTADGGQGLAAAAS from the coding sequence ATGCGAACCAAGCTGATCGTTCCCGCGGCCGCCGCCGTCACCGCCGTCCTCACGCTGACCGCCTGCGGCACGGAGTCCGGCGCGGGCTCGGGCAGCGCGGGCGGCTCCGTAGGGCCCGTCCTTCCCGTCACCGGCGTCCACTGGAGCGTCGACAGCGTCACCGTCGACGGGAAGAAGACGGCGGCCCCCGAGAACGCCCACTTCGAGATCGACACCAAGGGCCGGGCCTCGGGCAACTACGGCTGCAACCACTTCGGCGCGGACGTCAGTGTCGAAGGCGACACGATCACCGTCGGCCAGGGCCAGATGACCGAGATGGGCTGCCCGGAGGAGCTCGCGGCCTTCGAGAAGGCGATGAGCAAGGCGTTCACCGGCAAGCTCAAGGCGAAGCTGACGGACGGGAACCTCACCCTGACCGCCACGAACGGTGACTCGATCGCCCTGACCAAGGAGAACGCCGCCCCGCTGGTGGGCACCGAGTGGACCGTCACCTCCCTCGTCACGGGCGACACGGCGGCCTCGCTCCCGGCCGGCACGGAGAAGAAGGCGCACTTCGTCCTCGGCAAGGACGGCTCCGTGCGCGGGAGCCTCGGCTGCAACACCTTCACCGGTACGGCGACGGTTGCGGAGGCCACCGGGACGATCACCTTCGGCCGGCTGGCCACGACGCGGCGGATGTGCGCGGGCCCGGAGATGACCCTGGAGCGGCAGATGACCCAGGTCCTTCAGGGAACGGTGGCGTACGAGGTGCGGCACCGCGGGCTGTCCCTCACGGCGGACGGCGGCCAGGGCCTGGCGGCGGCGGCGTCCTGA
- the purF gene encoding amidophosphoribosyltransferase — protein sequence MPRGDGRLNHDLLPGEKGPQDACGVFGVWAPGEEVAKLTYFGLYALQHRGQESAGIAVSNGSQILVFKDMGLVSQVFDETSLGSLQGHIAVGHARYSTTGASVWENAQPTFRATANGSIALGHNGNLVNTAQLAAMVADLPKENGRATQVAATNDTDLVTALLAGQTDDDGKPLTIEEAATKVLPDVKGAFSLVFMDEHTLYAARDPQGIRPLVLGRLERGWVIASETAALDICGASFVREIEPGELIAIDENGLRTSRFAEAKPKGCVFEYVYLARPDTDIAGRNVHLSRVEMGRRLAKEAPAEADLVIATPESGTPAAIGYAEASGIPYGAGLVKNAYVGRTFIQPSQTIRQLGIRLKLNPLKEVIKGKRLVVVDDSIVRGNTQRALVRMLREAGAAEVHIRISSPPVKWPCFFGIDFATRAELIANGMTIDEIGTSLGADSLAYISIDGMIEATTIDKPNLCRACFDGEYPMELPDPELLGKQLLETELAGGADAADALRRP from the coding sequence GTGCCACGTGGTGACGGACGACTCAACCACGACCTGCTCCCCGGCGAGAAGGGCCCCCAGGACGCTTGCGGCGTCTTCGGTGTCTGGGCTCCGGGCGAAGAGGTCGCCAAGCTCACGTACTTCGGGCTCTACGCCCTCCAACACCGGGGCCAGGAATCCGCGGGTATCGCGGTCAGCAACGGCTCCCAGATCCTCGTCTTCAAGGACATGGGACTGGTCTCCCAGGTCTTCGACGAGACCTCACTCGGTTCCCTCCAGGGTCATATCGCGGTCGGTCACGCCCGCTACTCGACCACCGGAGCCTCTGTGTGGGAGAACGCGCAGCCGACCTTCCGGGCGACCGCCAACGGCTCCATCGCGCTCGGCCACAACGGCAACCTGGTCAACACCGCCCAGCTCGCCGCGATGGTCGCCGACCTCCCCAAGGAGAACGGCCGCGCCACCCAGGTCGCCGCCACCAACGACACCGACCTCGTCACCGCGCTGCTCGCAGGGCAGACCGACGACGACGGCAAGCCCCTCACCATCGAGGAGGCGGCCACCAAGGTCCTCCCCGACGTCAAGGGCGCCTTCTCGCTCGTCTTCATGGACGAGCACACCCTCTACGCCGCCCGCGACCCGCAGGGCATCCGCCCGCTGGTCCTCGGCCGGCTGGAGCGCGGCTGGGTGATCGCCTCCGAGACCGCCGCCCTCGACATCTGCGGCGCCAGCTTCGTCCGCGAGATCGAGCCGGGTGAGCTGATCGCGATCGACGAGAACGGACTCCGCACCTCCCGATTCGCAGAAGCGAAGCCCAAGGGCTGTGTGTTCGAGTACGTGTACCTCGCCCGTCCCGACACCGACATCGCCGGCCGCAACGTCCACCTCTCCCGCGTGGAGATGGGCCGCCGCCTGGCCAAGGAAGCCCCCGCCGAGGCCGATCTCGTCATAGCGACGCCGGAGTCCGGCACCCCCGCAGCCATCGGCTACGCGGAGGCGTCCGGCATCCCCTACGGCGCGGGCCTGGTCAAGAACGCCTACGTCGGCCGGACCTTCATCCAGCCCTCGCAGACCATCCGCCAGCTCGGCATCCGCCTCAAGCTGAACCCCCTCAAGGAAGTCATCAAGGGCAAGCGCCTCGTGGTCGTCGACGACTCGATCGTCCGCGGCAACACCCAGCGCGCTCTCGTCCGGATGCTCCGCGAGGCCGGGGCCGCCGAGGTCCACATCCGGATCTCGTCCCCGCCGGTCAAGTGGCCCTGCTTCTTCGGCATAGATTTCGCGACCCGCGCCGAGCTCATCGCCAACGGCATGACGATCGACGAGATCGGCACCTCGCTCGGCGCCGACTCCCTCGCGTACATCTCCATCGACGGCATGATCGAGGCCACGACCATCGACAAGCCGAACCTCTGCCGCGCCTGCTTCGACGGCGAGTACCCGATGGAGCTGCCCGACCCGGAGCTCCTCGGCAAGCAGCTTCTGGAGACCGAGCTTGCGGGCGGCGCCGACGCCGCCGACGCGCTCCGTCGTCCGTGA
- a CDS encoding ABC transporter ATP-binding protein, translating to MKSDDDPEQVIEARGLRRSYTGGFEAVSGITFSVARGEVFALLGTNGAGKTSTVELLEGLAAPSGGTVRVLGHDPYRERAAVRPRIGVMLQEGGFPSELTVAETARMWAGCTSGARPVGQALDLVGLGARARVRVKQLSGGERRRLDLALALLGTPEVLFLDEPTTGLDAEGRRDTWELVRRLRDGGTTVLLTTHYLEEAESLADRLAIMHQGRIVTSGTPAEVTASRPSRIRFRLPDGVPAARLPLSLRAAESDGRRIEIRTHELQSALGELLCWAEESGVRLEGLDARSASLEEAFLDIADTTALTETVGM from the coding sequence ATGAAATCCGATGACGATCCGGAGCAGGTGATCGAAGCCCGTGGACTGCGCCGCAGTTACACCGGCGGCTTCGAGGCTGTGAGCGGAATCACCTTTTCCGTCGCGCGCGGTGAGGTCTTCGCGCTGCTCGGCACGAACGGCGCGGGCAAGACCTCCACCGTCGAGCTGCTGGAGGGCCTGGCCGCCCCGAGCGGCGGCACCGTACGCGTGCTCGGCCATGACCCGTACCGCGAACGGGCCGCCGTGCGGCCCCGGATCGGGGTCATGCTCCAGGAAGGCGGCTTCCCCTCCGAGCTGACGGTCGCCGAGACCGCACGGATGTGGGCCGGCTGCACGAGCGGCGCCCGCCCGGTGGGCCAGGCGCTGGACCTGGTGGGCCTCGGCGCCCGGGCGCGCGTACGCGTCAAGCAGCTCTCCGGCGGTGAGCGGCGACGGCTCGACCTGGCCCTGGCCCTGCTCGGCACTCCCGAGGTCCTCTTCCTCGACGAGCCGACGACCGGGCTCGACGCGGAGGGGCGCCGCGACACCTGGGAGTTGGTGCGCCGACTGCGCGACGGCGGCACGACCGTGCTGCTGACCACGCACTACCTGGAGGAGGCCGAGTCGCTCGCCGACCGGCTGGCGATCATGCACCAGGGGCGGATCGTGACGTCCGGGACCCCCGCGGAGGTGACCGCCTCGCGCCCGTCCCGGATCCGCTTCCGCCTCCCGGACGGCGTCCCGGCCGCACGGCTGCCGCTCTCGCTGCGGGCGGCGGAGTCGGACGGCCGGCGGATCGAGATCCGTACGCACGAGCTGCAGAGCGCGCTCGGTGAACTGCTGTGCTGGGCCGAGGAGTCCGGCGTACGGCTGGAAGGGCTCGACGCCCGCTCGGCCTCCCTCGAAGAGGCGTTCCTCGACATCGCCGACACGACGGCACTGACGGAAACGGTGGGAATGTGA
- a CDS encoding maleylpyruvate isomerase family mycothiol-dependent enzyme — translation MPPARKRARARSYDSAKIRTAVLAQFGHVQDAVGTLTPEQLALPTRLGDWTVRELAAHITLNVGAVARKVALPEPRAVEVALLDWPFTTAERADEINEDTHALAEATRDLGALYERTATGLAAALAAASDDRLVQARMGAMRLGDHLVTRTVELVVHTDDLNAAVPALAVPYDRQALAACVRLLADALAVKAPGGSVEVRIPPYAVVQCVEGPRHTRGTPPNVVETDPLTWVRLATGRAGWAEALDAAQVSASGERADLSGLLPLLG, via the coding sequence ATGCCACCGGCCAGGAAGCGCGCCCGCGCCCGCAGCTACGACTCCGCCAAGATCAGGACCGCCGTGCTCGCGCAGTTCGGGCACGTACAGGACGCGGTCGGGACGCTGACGCCCGAGCAGCTGGCGCTGCCCACCAGGCTGGGCGACTGGACGGTGCGGGAGCTGGCCGCACACATCACGCTGAACGTGGGCGCGGTGGCGCGGAAGGTCGCGCTGCCCGAGCCGCGCGCGGTGGAGGTCGCCCTGCTGGACTGGCCGTTCACGACGGCCGAGCGGGCCGACGAGATCAACGAGGACACCCACGCGCTCGCCGAGGCGACCAGGGACCTCGGAGCGCTGTACGAGCGGACGGCGACCGGGCTCGCCGCCGCGCTGGCCGCCGCGTCCGACGACCGGCTGGTGCAGGCCCGGATGGGCGCTATGCGGCTCGGCGACCACCTGGTGACGCGCACGGTCGAACTCGTCGTCCACACCGACGACCTGAACGCCGCCGTCCCCGCGCTCGCCGTCCCGTACGACCGGCAGGCGCTCGCCGCCTGCGTACGGCTGCTCGCGGACGCCCTCGCCGTGAAGGCGCCCGGCGGCTCGGTGGAGGTGCGGATCCCGCCGTACGCCGTGGTGCAGTGCGTCGAGGGACCCCGGCACACCCGCGGCACCCCGCCGAACGTCGTCGAGACCGACCCGCTGACCTGGGTCCGGCTCGCGACGGGGCGTGCGGGCTGGGCCGAGGCGCTCGACGCGGCGCAGGTGAGCGCGAGCGGGGAGCGGGCGGACCTGTCGGGCCTGCTGCCGCTGCTGGGCTGA
- the purQ gene encoding phosphoribosylformylglycinamidine synthase subunit PurQ: protein MTSRIGVVTFPGTLDDQDALRAVRIAGAEPVSLWHRDKDLKQVDAVVLAGGFSYGDYLRAGAISRFSPVMGTIIEQARAGLPVLGICNGFQVLTEAHLLPGAMLRNNHLHFICRDQKLRVENAETAWTSDYEQGQEISVPLKNMDGRYVADERVLDELEAEGRVAFRYLDGNPNGSLLDIAGITNAAGNVVGLMPHPEHAVEPLIGTGGTDGLGFFTSVIKKLVTS, encoded by the coding sequence GTGACCTCCCGCATCGGAGTCGTCACGTTTCCTGGGACGCTCGACGACCAGGACGCCCTGCGCGCGGTCCGCATCGCGGGCGCCGAGCCCGTTTCGCTGTGGCACCGCGACAAGGACCTCAAGCAGGTCGACGCGGTCGTCCTCGCGGGCGGCTTCTCCTACGGCGACTATCTGCGGGCCGGCGCCATCTCCCGCTTCTCGCCGGTGATGGGAACGATCATCGAGCAGGCCAGGGCCGGACTTCCGGTCCTCGGTATCTGCAACGGTTTCCAGGTCCTGACCGAGGCCCATCTGCTGCCCGGCGCGATGCTGCGCAACAACCACCTGCACTTCATCTGCCGCGACCAGAAGCTGCGGGTGGAGAACGCGGAGACCGCCTGGACCTCCGACTACGAGCAGGGCCAGGAGATCTCCGTCCCGCTCAAGAACATGGACGGCCGCTACGTCGCCGACGAGCGCGTCCTCGACGAGCTGGAGGCGGAGGGCCGGGTCGCCTTCCGCTACCTGGACGGCAATCCGAACGGCTCGCTGCTCGACATCGCGGGCATCACCAACGCCGCCGGTAACGTCGTCGGTCTGATGCCGCACCCCGAGCACGCCGTGGAGCCGCTCATCGGCACCGGCGGCACCGACGGCCTCGGATTCTTCACCTCGGTCATCAAGAAGCTGGTGACCTCATGA
- a CDS encoding histone-like nucleoid-structuring protein Lsr2, with amino-acid sequence MAQRVVVTLFDDIDGGEAAETVTFSLDGKSYEIDLNPANAKKLRNALAPYMAAARKASKQPRHPGKARREYRHTALEPAPAAVRAWAQSNKMDVPARGRIPKRIYEAFREAS; translated from the coding sequence GTGGCTCAGCGCGTAGTGGTCACGCTCTTCGACGACATCGACGGCGGAGAAGCGGCGGAAACGGTTACGTTCAGCCTGGACGGGAAGTCGTACGAGATCGACCTCAATCCCGCCAATGCAAAGAAACTGCGCAACGCGCTCGCGCCGTACATGGCGGCGGCCCGCAAGGCGTCGAAGCAGCCGCGGCACCCGGGCAAGGCGCGCCGGGAGTACCGGCACACGGCCCTCGAACCCGCCCCGGCGGCCGTCCGCGCCTGGGCCCAGTCCAACAAGATGGACGTCCCGGCCCGCGGCCGGATCCCCAAGCGGATCTACGAGGCGTTCCGCGAGGCGAGCTGA